A genomic region of Prionailurus bengalensis isolate Pbe53 chromosome D1, Fcat_Pben_1.1_paternal_pri, whole genome shotgun sequence contains the following coding sequences:
- the SYT8 gene encoding synaptotagmin-8, giving the protein MGRPPDAHSTLAPAGTTTVPGLIPDLVARLPWPSWALTAVAVAAGVLAVSCLLCVACCCCCQGCRKKPRGQEAVGLGGPQGTTSIHLVQPDVESSESAPGGPRHWGRLLLSLGYDFGSQEIQVGLKQAADLRAGGPGGTADPYARVSLSTGAGHTHETRVHRGTLCPTFHETCCFHVPQRELARTALRVQVLSFRRFSAHEPLAELSLPLGTVDPQHVLEQWYQLGPPGTTEPERSGELCLSLRYVPGSGRLTVVVLEARGLSPGLADPYVKVQLMLNQRKWKKRKTSARKGTAAPSFNEAFTFLVPFSQVQSVDLVLAVWARGPHFRAEPVGKVLLGARASGQALQHWADMLAHARRPVAQWHRLRPAGEVDGALALKPRLHLPLPGS; this is encoded by the exons ATGGGGCGCCCCCCAGACGCCCACAGCACCCTGGCCCCGGCGGGCACCACAACTGTACCCGGGCTCATTCCGGACCTCGTCGCCAGGCTCCCCT GGCCCAGCTGGGCGCTCACGGCCGTCGCGGTGGCTGCCGGCGTCCTCGCCGTGTCCTGCCTCCTCTGTGTCgcctgttgctgctgctgccagGGCTGCAGGAAGAAGCCCAGGGGCCAGGAGGCTGTGGGCCTGGGCGGCCCTCAGGGCACCACCAGCATCCACCTG GTGCAGCCGGACGTGGAGAGCTCGGAGTCTGCCCCCGGGGGCCCCCGGCACTGGGGACGCCTGCTGCTCTCCCTGGGGTATGACTTTGGAAGCCAGGAG ATCCAGGTGGGCCTCAAGCAGGCCGCAGACCTGAGGGCCGGGGGCCCGGGCGGCACGGCAGACCCCTACGCCCGCGTCAGCCTCTCCACGGGGGCGGGACACACGCACGAGACCAGGGTGCACCGTGGCACGCTGTGCCCCACGTTCCACGAGACCTGCTGCTTCCAC GTGCCGCAGCGCGAGCTGGCTCGGACCGCCCTGCGGGTGCAGGTGCTAAGCTTCAGGCGGTTCTCTGCCCACGAGCCGCTGGCTGAGCTCAGCCTGCCGCTGGGCACCGTGGACCCGCAGCACGTCCTAGAGCAGTGGTACCAGCTGGGCCCGCCGGGCACCACCGAG CCCGAGCGTTCGGGTGAGCTGTGCCTCTCGCTCCGGTACGTGCCCGGCTCGGGCCGGCTGACCGTCGTCGTGCTGGAGGCCCGAGGCCTGAGCCCGGGACTGGCAG ACCCCTACGTGAAGGTCCAGCTCATGCTGAACCAGAGGaagtggaagaagagaaagacctCGGCTCGGAAGGGCACGGCCGCCCCCTCCTTCAACGAGGCCTTCACCTTCCTCGTGCCTTTCAGCCAGGTCCAG AGCGTGGATCTGGTGCTGGCCGTCTGGGCCCGGGGCCCACACTTCCGGGCCGAGCCCGTGGGCAAGGTGCTGCTGGGCGCGCGGGCCTCGGGTcaggccctgcagcactgggccGACATGCTGGCCCACGCCCGGCGGCCTGTTGC